Genomic window (Pan troglodytes isolate AG18354 chromosome 22, NHGRI_mPanTro3-v2.0_pri, whole genome shotgun sequence):
ATATGAAGCATAGAATTATATGATCCATCAACACCCTTTAAgcgtatataaccaaaagaactgagagcagggactcaaacaggtaTTTGTACACCCGAttaacagcagcattattcacagtggcCAAAAGGTAGCCCAAACCTAATGCCCATCAGtaggtgaatagataaagaaaatgtaatatatacatacacagagtattattcagccataaaaagaaaaatatctggccAGATTCaggggcttacacctgtaatcccagtattttgggaggccaaggtgggcaggtctcTTGAGCCCCAtattttgagaccagactggacaacatggcaCATTTGGTTAGAAGTGTTTGACCATAACTACTATTCCAGAAAAAGATCTACTCATTAGAACTacaaatcataaaattataagttctacaaaaacaaatcaaccttATCTACCACCCAGTTCTACCCAATTATATCATGTTAGAACAGAAGGTCTCACCATGGACTCGAGAGCTGATATGAGAAATGTCACCACCATCCTGCTCTCCACGGAATCATCTTCAACAGACTCCTCATCTTCAATGGACTCCTCATCTTCCATGGACTCCTCATCTTCCATGGGCAGGGTGGAAACTGCAATTTGTGCCATGATCCCTGTGCAAAAAAGTAGTAAGAAATTGAATGGTAGAAATGCAGTGTCCTAAACTCacatccagagctgtgagagTTTCTCACCGGCTGCCAAATTGTTTTTTgggtcagagaaaaaaataaaacttggtaACCTGGTACTCGACTTGCCCCAAACTCTCATCAGATAGAGAATCTATCCTCTAACTTTCTATCTAGTATTATTTCCATGAAGTTACATCAATATCACTCCCAAAATAAATCCAGGTGGAAGACTaaatccaaagctagcagaaggaaagaaataataaagagcataATTAGagcataaatcaataaaatagaaggtTGGAGAGCAGTAGAATGAAAAAATGTAGATTCTTTGAAAGATCAAGCCTTTCACTATATTGACTGAGCAAAAGATGGAAGACTaattattaaaatagtaaatgaaaGCAGAGCCATTACTACcaactttacagaaatacaaaaggattACAGGAGTATACTGTGAACAACTGTCTAGCAACAAATTAGGTGCCCTGGATGAAATGGATGAATcgctagaaagacacaaactaccaaagtggctcaagaagaaacagaaaatctgaatagacctataacctaggagattgaattagtaatcgaAAGCGATTAACAAAGAAAGATTTATGACCAAATAGCTGCATTAACTGGTGAGTCAacctaacatttaaagaagaattaataccatttcttctcaaactcttctgacaaaatatatgaagaaggaATACTTGCTAATTCATTTTTTGATAACAGCATTATCCTTATACCAAAGACGAAGAGagcacaaaagagagaaatacagcactatatcccttatgaatatataagcaaaaatctcagcaaaatactagcaatacTAGCAAAATACTAGCAGCAATACTGTATAATCAAACGATTGTAAACTATCACCCTTTGAGATTTATCCCCaaaatgcaagggtggttcaacatataaaaaatcaatcagtgtaatatGCTGTAACAGTAAAATGAATAAGCAcgtgattatttcaattgatgcagagaaaacattgatgaaatacaACAcccttctataataaaaatactcaataaactaggcatagaagagaTCTTCTGCAACATGACAATGGGATGTACAAAAACCCAACAGTTAATATCATGATCAATGATGAAACACTGAAAGCTGTTTTCCTaacatctagaagaaaaggaTGGTGCATTTGCCACTTGTATTCAACGTAGCACTGgcagttctagccagagcaattaggcaagacaaagaaataaaaggcatctaaattagaaataaaaaataggtgtAAAATTATATCTACACATGATCTTATGGGTATAAAGctccaaacaaaacacaaaaccgaTTATAACTAATAAAAGAGGCAGGATGCAAACAAACGTAGGCAAATGGGCTATATTTCTATATAGTTGTAAAGaactatgaaaacattttaaaaattccatttataatgaCATCAAAGAATACGTTATTCAGGCATAAATCTAACCATGGTGGTATACACAAAACATTGCTGCAAAAAAACTAAAGAGAGTGGAAATAAGTGGAAAGACATTCTGTGTTCACGGGTTGtaagacaatattgttaagatgacaataccatctaaagtaatctacagattcaatgcaataccatcaaaatcccaaaggcatttttgcagaaacaaagaaactcattctaaaatcatacaaaaattcaaaggatctgacagacaaaacagtcttgaaaaagaacactggaaaactcacatttttcagtttcacagcctactacaaatctacagtaatcaagagagtGTGGTACTGGAATAAGACCAATAGACTTTCAGACCAATACAATAGAACAGATTTGAGATCCTACAAGTTAGTCCGCACATATATGGTCAATGACTGTTCAACAAGGTGGCCAAGTCTAGTCAAgagaggaaagaacagtctcttcaacagcTGGATGTCAGTGCACAAGAGAGAAGTTAGACCCCTACCTTGcagtatatacaaaaattaattctaaattaataaaagacttaaatgtaaggactaaaaatatgtaattcttagaagaaaacacacggTAAACCTTTATGACCTTTGAGTTTtaagtgtattttgaaatatgaccgaaaagcacagataacaaaagaaaatacacgAAAATTagatttaatcaaaataaaaaaccctttatgcatcaaaggatactatcaagggagtgaaaagacaacccataatATGTGAGAAAATATGTATCTGATAAAATCAAAATGTGTATCTGATAAAAGCTTAATATCCCACAACTCAACAACAGAATTTCTAAGATcccaattaaaaaacaggcaaaggacttgaacagacatttctccaaagaagatacacaaatgtctaagaaggaaaagaaaagatgctaaacaccattattcattaataaaatgCAAGGCAAAACCCAAATGAGATGCCACTTTGCATCCACTAGTAAGGCTTTCATAACAACGACACAGAAAATCATATTGCTAAGGAGGTGGAGAAACTGGAGCCCTCATGAACTGGCTGCTAGGAATAGAAAATGATGCActtgctgtggaaaacagtttggtggttcctcaaagaaTGACACAGAGAAACAGGCGCCGCTGGCTTGCGGGTTCTCCTGGGCTGTCGCGGGACGTCCCGGAATCGCAGGCGCGCATTCCTTCCCGCCTGAGGGCCCGCCTGGCCGTGACTCCCGCCCCTCTCCTCCTCCGAAGAGAGATCGGGGCCGCCCCAGGGGCCGTCTGCAGCCACCAGGGATGGGGTTGAGGGTCCGTTCCTGCCCCGGTGCAGCCGCCCCTGGGCAGACCGCCTGGCTTGGTCGCAGCCACGGCGACATCTAGCCCTGGTTCTGCGAGGCTGGGCGCGCCAGCCAGCTTGGGAGTCGCCCGGCGCCTGTAGCTGGGCGCCCAGGTGGTGGAGCATGCCCTGGGCGGCCTCTGGATCGCGGGTGCCCCTGGCCTGAGAGCCTGCCAGACCCTGCCCCGGCCCGGCTCCTCCTCTGTCAGAGCTCCAGATCTCTATCCAGGGGCCCTCTGCAGCCACGGGGGATGGGGCTGAGGGCCGGTTCCCGCCCCTGTGCAGCTGCTGCAGGACAGACCGCCAGGGTTGGCCACAGCCACAGGGACATTTGGCCCTGCTTCCGAGATGTGGGGAGTGTGGGCGGGCTCGGGAGTTGCCTGGAGGCTGCTGCCTGCACGCAGAAGGCGGCTGCAGCTCGGGTGCCCAGGCGGGCTGGAGGTGCATGGCCTGGTCGGCCTTGGGATCGCCAGCGCTCCCAGCCTGAGGGCCCCCAGGCCGTGCCTCCCGACCACTCCTCCACCTGAGGCAGATCGGAGCCGTTTGTATGGGCACTCGGCAGTCACCTCGTGTGGGGTTGAGCGGTGGGTTCTCAGTTCTCGCTCCTGTGCAGCTGCTGCCGCAGGGCAGAATGCCTGGCTTGGCTGCAGCCACTGGGACACGTGGCCCTGCTTCTGTGATGCTAGGAGCGCGAGCGGGCTCGGGGGTtgccaggcagctgctgcctgcaCACAGAGGGCGACGGCAGCTTGGGCGCCCAGATGGCGGAGCATGGTTTGGGTGGCCTCTGGAATGCGTGCGCGCCAGGCCCGAGGGTCACCCTGGTGGGGCCACATACCCCGGTCTTCCTCTGCTGGAGCCTGGAGCAGCTGGAATGGCCACTATTCCATCACAGGGGATAGAGTTAAGTTTTCTTATCCCACCCATGCACACAAAAAGGTGACTATTCTGTGAGGTAATAAACGTGTTAATTGACTTCATTCATGCCACTCTGCATCCACAAGTAAGGCTTTCATAACaatgacacagaaaataaatgttgctaAGGAGGTGGAGAAGTTGGAGCCCTCATGATCTGGCTGCTAGGAATAGAAAATGATGCCCTTGCTGCGGAAAACAATTTGGTTGTTCCTCACAGAATGAGCAttgggtgaaaaatgaaatcaagatggaaatgtaaaacatttctttgaactggatgacacaacctatcaagacctctgggatacagcaaaggcactgCTAAGAGCAAAGTTTGTAGTCCTAaaaacctacatcaaaaagtctgaaagagcacaaacagacaatctaagttcACATCTCAGGGAACTGGAGAAGCAGGAACAAGCGAAACCCAATCCCAGCAAAcacaggaaataacaaagatcagagcagaactaaatgaaattgacacaacaacaacaacaacaaatacaaaacataaataaaacaaaaagttggctatttgaaaagataaataaaattgatagaccattagcaagattaaccaaggaaagaagagagaaaatccaaataacctcactaagaaatgaaacaggggatgttacaactgacaccactgaaatattaaagattattcaAGGGTACTATGAACTCCTTTTGGCACATAAACTACAAAACATAGAAGagttggataaattcctggaaaaatacaactctcctagcttaaatcaggaagaattagataccccaaGCAGACCAATAaagcaagcagcaagattgaaatggtgaTTTTAAAATTACCAGCAAAAAAAAGCGGAgggccagacagattcacagcagaattctaccagacattcaaagaatgtcTTCTTTCATTCAAGGAAGAGATGATACCAATCTTTTCatactattccacaagacagagaaagaagaaaccctcccttattcattctatgaagccagcatcaccctaataccaaaaccatggaaggacataaccaaaaaagaaaactacagaccaatatccttgatgaacgcaGATGCCAAAATCCTTAACGAAATACTATCTAACTGAATCCgacaacatatcaaaaaataatccaccatgaccaagtgggtttTACACCAATGATATAGGAGTGGTTTCACAGATGCAAGTCAATAAGTGTGAtacaccaaataaacagaattaaaaaaaatctaatatgattatatcaacaggtgcagaaaaaacatttgacaaaatctagcattgctttatgattaaagctctcagcaaaataggcatacaagggacatatcttaatgtaataaaagccatctatgacaaacccacagccaacataatactgaatggggaaacggtgaaagcattccctttgagaactggaacaagacgaggagcctactctcaccactcctcttcaacatagtactggaaatcctagccagagcaatcagacaaaagaaggaaatagaggaaatccaaatcggtaaagaggaagtcaaactgtcacttgttgctgatgatataatctttTGCCTAGAAAACCCTACGGACTCCTCTAGAaacctcctagaactgataaaagaattcagcaaagtttccagatacaagattaatggacacaaatcagtagctcttccatACATCAACAgctaccaagcagagaatcacatcaagaactcaaccccttttacaatagctgcgacaaacaacaacaacaaaagaacaaaacttaggaatatacctagcaAAGGAATCAAAGGACcgctacaatgaaaattacaaaacactactgaaagaaatcatagatggagccaagcacggtggcacatgcctataatccgagctactcgggaagctgaggcaggagaatcgcttgaacccgggaggcagaagttgtagtgagccgagatcacaccattgcactcccacctcagcgacaagagcaaaactccctctggaaaaaaaaaataagaaagaaaagaagtcatagatgacacaaacaaatggaaatgcatccccatgctcatggatgggtagaaccaatattgtgaaaattatcaTTCTGTTaaaggcaatctacaaattcaatgcaatccccatctgaatgccaccatcattcttcacagaattacaaaaacaattccaaaattaatatggaaccaaaagagagccatgTAACCAAACcaagcctaagcaaaaagaacctggaggtatcacactacttgatttcaaactgtacaataaggccatagttaccaaaacaccaacgtactggtttaaaaataggaacatagaccaatggaacagaagagagaatccAGAAATTAACCCAattacttacagccaactgatcttcgacaaagtaaacaaaaacataaagtggggaaaggaccccCTTTTCAACACATGATGTTGGGATAATTGGCGAGCCACATGTAGGGGAataaaactggattctcatctctcatcttatacaaaaatctactcaagatggattaagaacttaaatCTAATTCCTGAActataaaaaatctagaagataacactggataaacccttctagacattgacgtacgcaaggatttcatgaccaagaacccaaatgcaaatgcaataaaaacaaagataaatagctgggacttaattaaactaaacagcttttgcatggcaaagggaacagtcagcagag
Coding sequences:
- the LOC129137924 gene encoding uncharacterized protein LOC129137924, encoding MHLQPAWAPELQPPSACRQQPPGNSRARPHSPHLGSRAKCPCGCGQPWRSVLQQLHRGGNRPSAPSPVAAEGPWIEIWSSDRGGAGPGQGLAGSQARGTRDPEAAQGMLHHLGAQLQAPGDSQAGWRAQPRRTRARCRRGCDQARRSAQGRLHRGRNGPSTPSLVAADGPWGGPDLSSEEERGGSHGQAGPQAGRNARLRFRDVPRQPRRTRKPAAPVSLCHSLRNHQTVFHSKCIIFYS